The proteins below are encoded in one region of Passer domesticus isolate bPasDom1 chromosome 22, bPasDom1.hap1, whole genome shotgun sequence:
- the TARDBP gene encoding TAR DNA-binding protein 43, with the protein MSEYIRVTEDENDEPIEIPSEDDGTVLLSTVTAQFPGACGLRYRNPVSQCMRGVRLVEGILHAPEAGWGNLVYVVNYPKDNKRKMDETDASSAVKVKRAVQKTSDLIVLGLPWKTTEQDLKEYFSTFGEVLMVQVKKDIKTGHSKGFGFVRFTDYETQVKVMSQRHMIDGRWCDCKLPNSKQSPDEPLRSRKVFVGRCTEDMTADELRQFFAQYGEVVDVFIPKPFRAFAFVTFADDQVAQSLCGEDLIIKGISVHISNAEPKHNSSRQLERGGRFGGNPGGFGNQGGFGNSRGGGGGLGNNQGSNMGGGMNFGAFSINPAMMAAAQAALQSSWGMMGMLASQQNQSGPSGNNQPQGNMQREQNQGFSSGNNSYGGSNSGAAIGWGSASNAGSSSGFNGGFGSSMDSKSSGWGM; encoded by the exons ATGTCGGAGTATATCCGAGTGACGGAGGACGAGAACGATGAGCCCATCGAAATCCCGTCGGAGGACGACGGCACGGTGCTGTTGTCCACGGTGACGGCGCAGTTCCCCGGGGCGTGCGGGCTGCGCTACAGAAACCCAGTGTCGCAGTGCATGCGAGGAGTCCGGCTGGTTGAGGGCATCCTGCACGCCCCCGAGGCCGGCTGGGGAAACCTTGTCTACGTCGTGAATTATCCCAAAG ATAATAAGAGAAAAATGGATGAAACTGATGCGTCATCAGCTGTGAAAGTGAAACGAGCAGTGCAGAAGACTTCAGATTTAATAGTCTTGGGTCTTCCCTGGAAAACCACTGAACAAGACTTAAAGGAATATTTCAGTACCTTTGGAGAAGTTCTGATGGTGCAG GTTAAGAAGGATATTAAAACAGGCCACTCGaaaggttttgggtttgttcGATTCACGGATTACGAAACCCAAGTGAAAGTAATGTCTCAGCGTCACATGATTGATGGAAGATGGTGTGACTGTAAACTTCCCAACTCTAAG CAAAGTCCCGATGAACCTTTGCGCAGCAGGAAGGTGTTTGTTGGGCGCTGCACCGAGGACATGACGGCAGATGAACTCCGACAGTTCTTTGCCCAGTATGGGGAAGTGGTAGATGTCTTCATTCCTAAACCCTTCCGAGCTTTTGCTTTTGTTACATTTGCAGATGATCAG GTTGCCCAGTCTCTTTGTGGAGAGGACTTGATCATTAAAGGAATCAGCGTACATATATCTAATGCTGAACCTAAGCACAATAGCAGTAGACAGTTAGAGAGAGGTGGAAGATTTGGTGGTAACCCGGGTGGCTTTGGGAATCAGGGGGGGTTTGGTAACAGCAGAGGAGGTGGGGGAGGACTGGGCAACAACCAGGGCAGCAACATGGGCGGGGGTATGAACTTTGGGGCATTTAGCATCAACCCTGCCATGATGGCAGCAGCGCAGGcggccctgcagagcagctgggggatGATGGGTATGCTGGCCAGCCAGCAGAACCAGTCAGGGCCTTCGGGAAACAACCAGCCTCAGGGCAACATGCAGCGGGAGCAGAACCAGGGTTTTAGTTCAGGCAACAACTCATATGGAGGGTCCAACTCAGGGGCAGCAATAGGCTGGGGCTCAGCCTCGAATGCAGGCTCCAGCAGTGGGTTTAACGGAGGCTTTGGTTCAAGCATGGATTCCAAGTCGTCAGGCTGGGGAATGTAG